CCGATATTGCTGTTGGATGATGTTCTATCCGAACTGGATAATTACCGCCAATCCCATTTGTTAAATACCATTCAAGGCAAGGTTCAGACGTTTGTTACAACGACAAGTGTTGATGGAATTGACCATCAAACATTAAAAGAAGCTTCCACCTACAAAGTAGAAGCCGGGGTCATGAAACGGGTTCAATGAGGTGAGAAAATGTATCTGCATGTCGGAGAAGATATTCTTGTTAGAACGAAGGATATTATTGCAATTCTTGACAAAGAAAGCGTAAAATCCTCGCCTTTTGTGCAAGAGTTTATAGGAGAGCAGATGGATCGAGTGATCGACCTTTCAAAAGGTTCTTTTAAATCAGTCGTGATCACTTGTGAGAATATTTATTATTCTCCCCTCGCCTCAGGAACGTTAAAGAAAAAATCCAGAGTGCTATCGATTCAAGAATATTAATTTTTCTCTATATTCACCGCCTTGTCCAACGGCAAGATTTTATAGATGAAATCCAGAGAGTATGCTAATGAAAGTGTAGGTGATCGATGTGGCTATGGAGCAAAATGCGATGCAAGAGCAAACGTATGATGCAAATCAAATACAAGTATTGGAAGGTCTTGAGGCAGTACGAAAGCGGCCCGGGATGTACATTGGATCAACAAGTGCAAAAGGCCTTCACCACCTTGTATGGGAAATTGTCGATAATAGTATTGACGAAGCATTGGCTGGTTATTGTACGGAAATTAATGTCACAATTGAAAAAGATAACAGTATCACAGTTGTCGACAACGGACGCGGAATTCCTGTCGGCATTCAAGAAAAAATGGGCCGGCCTGCCGTTGAAGTTATTTTGACTGTTCTTCATGCCGGAGGAAAATTTGGCGGCGGAGGATATAAAGTATCCGGGGGACTCCATGGTGTTGGTGCTTCAGTTGTGAATGCCCTTTCTACTGAACTTGAAGTATTTGTTCATCGTGACGGTAAGATTCATTATCAGAAGTACGAGCGCGGAGTGCCATGTGAAGATTTAAAAGTGATCGGAGAGACAGACCGGACAGGAACGACTATTCGTTTTAAACCTGATGGAGAAATTTTTACTGAAACGCTTGAATTTGATTATGAAACACTGGCTAACCGTTTGCGGGAGCTCGCGTTCTTAAATCGCGGAATAAGAATCACAATTGAAGACAAACGTGTTGAAAATAAAAGAAATGAATATTATTACGAAGGCGGAATTAAATCTTACGTTGAGCATTTAAACCGTACAAGAGAAGTCCTTCATGAGGAACCTATTTATATGGAGGGGGAAAAAGATGGCATCGCCGTTGAAGTTGCCCTCCAATATAATGATGGCTTTACAAGCAATATTTATTCTTTTGCCAATAATATTCACACCTATGAAGGCGGAACCCACGAGTCCGGTTTTAAAACAGCTTTAACGAGAGTTATCAATGATTATGCAAGAAAGCATGGAATCTTTAAAGAAAACGATGCGAACCTTTCGGGTGAGGATGTGCGTGAAGGTTTGACAGCGATTGTATCCATAAAACATCCGGATCCGCAATTTGAAGGGCAAACAAAAACCAAGCTTGGGAATTCGGAAGTTCGTGCCGTTACTGATACTATTTTTGCTGAAAACTTTGAAACGTTTTTATTAGAAAACCCTTCCGTTGCACGCAAAATTGTTGAAAAAGGATTAATGGCGGCAAGAGCTAGATTAGCAGCTAAAAAAGCCCGTGAGTTAACAAGGCGCAAAAATGCATTGGAAATATCCAGCCTGCCGGGAAAACTGGCCGATTGCTCATCAAAAGACCCTTCGATCAGTGAACTATATGTGGTAGAGGGTGATTCTGCCGGAGGTTCGGCAAAACAAGGACGCGACCGCCATTTCCAGGCGATATTGCCTTTGCGCGGAAAAATTTTGAATGTAGAAAAAGCAAGGCTTGATAAAATTCTTTCCAACAATGAAGTAAGAGCGATTATTACAGCTATCGGAACAGGAATTGGCGAAGATTTTGATATATCAAAAGCCCGTTACCATAAAATTGTGATTATGACAGATGCGGATGTTGACGGCGCTCACATTCGTACACTATTATTAACATTTTTCTATCGATATATGAGAAAAATTTTAGAAGCCGGTTACGTATACATCGCGCAGCCGCCTTTATATAAAGTCCAGCAGGGAAAACGGATTGAGTATGCTTATAACGATCGGCAGCTGGAACAAATTTTATCCGAACTACCGTCCCAGCCAAAACCGGGCATACAGCGTTATAAGGGGCTTGGAGAAATGAATCCGGAGCAGCTTTGGGAAACGACGATGAATCCTGAAACCCGTACTCTCCTTCAGGTAAGTCTAGAAGACGCGATTGAAGCGGATGAAACTTTTGAAATATTAATGGGTGATAAAGTAGAACCGCGACGCCAATTTATTGAAGAAAATGCTATTTATGTAAAGAATTTAGACATATGACATTTTCAGGATAGAGGAGTTGGCGTCTATCCTGATTTTCTTAATAATATAAGAAAGTATATATTTCTGGACTTTGAAAACTGTCCAGCTCCAGCGCTTGTCGGGTCTGAGCAAGGCGCTTGCGCTTTTCTTATAGATAGACCGTTCTGCTTGCTTTTTTAAGTAAAAGGAGGTTTCTCTCATATGGCTGAAACGCCTAATTCCCGTGTAAAAGAAATCAATATAAGCCAGGAAATGCGGTCATCATTCTTAGATTATGCGATGAGCGTTATTGTTTCCCGCGCTCTTCCTGATGTTCGGGACGGTTTAAAACCCGTTCACCGCAGAATTTTATATGCGATGCATGATCTTGGAATGCATGCGGACAAACCGTACAAAAAATCAGCCCGTATCGTCGGGGAAGTAATCGGTAAATACCATCCGCATGGCGATTCTGCTGTTTATGACACGATGGTGCGGATGGCACAGGATTTTAACTACCGGTATATGCTTGTCGATGGTCATGGAAATTTTGGATCAGTGGACGGAGACGCTGCGGCAGCAATGCGTTATACAGAAGCGAGAATGTCCAAAATTTCGATGGAATTGCTTCGGGATATTAACAAAGATACGATTGACTATCAAGATAACTATGACGGAGCGGAAAAGGAACCGGTTGTACTGCCTTCCCGTTTCCCGAATCTTCTTGTGAACGGCTCTTCCGGAATTGCTGTCGGAATGGCAACAAACATTCCTCCTCACCAGCTTGGTGAAGTCATTGACGGGGTGTTAGCTTTAAGTAAAGATCCTGATATAACCATTCAGGAGCTTATGGAAGTCATTCCGGGACCGGATTTTCCGACTGCCGGCCTTATTTTAGGAAAAAGCGGAATCCGTAAAGCATATGAAACAGGAAGAGGTTCGATCACTCTTCGGGCAAAAGTCGAAATTGAACAGCAATCCAATGGCAAAGAAGTAATTATTGTTAAAGAACTTCCTTATCAGGTAAATAAAGCAAAACTGATTGAAAAGATTGCAGAACTTGTCCGCGATAAAAAAATCGACGGTATTACTGACTTGCGGGATGAATCTGACCGAAACGGAATGCGTATTGTAATCGAAGTCAGAAAAGACGCAAATGCTAATGTATTGTTAAATAACTTGTACAAACAAACAGCATTGCAAACAAGCTTTGGCATTAACTTGCTGGCATTGGTTGACGGCCAGCCGAAAGTTTTGAATTTAAAACAATGCCTGCAGCATTATTTAGACCATCAGAAGGTTGTCATCCGCCGCAGAACAGAATTCGAACTTCGTAAAGCAGAAGCGCGCGCCCATATTTTAGAAGGATTGCGCATTGCCCTTGATCACCTTGACGAAGTGATTAATCTGATTCGTAATTCACAAACAACTGATATCGCACGTGAAGGCTTGATGACACGATTTCATTTATCTGAAAAACAAGCACAGGCGATTTTGGATATGCGCCTCCAGCGCTTAACCGGATTAGAACGCGAAAAAATTGAAGAAGAGTATCAAAGCCTTGTTAAACTTATTGCCGAATTAAAAGCGATCCTTGCAGACGAGGAAAAGGTACTTGAAATTATTCGCGAAGAGCTAAGTGAAATTAAAGAACGCTTCAATGATGAGCGCCGCACGGAAATCGTTGCGGGCGGAATCGAATTCATTGAGGATGAAGACTTAATCCCGCGTGAAAATGTTGTTATTACATTAACACATAATGGTTATATTAAACGTCTTCCGGTATCAACATATCGTGCTCAGAAGCGCGGCGGCCGGGGAATTCAAGGAATGGGAACGAATGAAGATGACTTTGTAGAGCATCTCATAACTACCTCTACACACGATACGATTCTTTTCTTTACGAACAAAGGGAAAGTGTATCGTGCCAAAGGTTATGAAATTCCGGAGTTCAGCCGGACAGCAAAAGGAATCCCGATCGTCAACCTTCTGGAAGTCGATAAAGATGAATGGATAAACGCAATCATTCCGGTTGAAGAATTTGACGAAAACTGGTACTTATTCTTCACAACAAAAGAAGGAATATCCAAACGCTCTCCGCTTTCTTCATTTGCTCATATCAGAAATAATGGGTTAATTGCTTTAAACCTCCGTGAAGGAGATGAGTTAATCTCTGTAAGATTAACAGACGGCAGTAAACATATTATTATCGGAACGAAAAACGGCATGCTGATTCGCTTCCCTGAAACAGATGTCCGCTCAATGGGCCGGACTGCTACAGGCGTAAAAGGCATTAGCCTTGATGAAGGTGACGAGGTCATCGGAATGGAAGTTCTGGAAGAGAATAACGATATCTTGATTGTAACGAAAAACGGCTACGGTAAACGTACACCTGCCTCTGAATACCGTGTTCAAGGAAGAGGCGGCAAAGGAATTAAGACTTGTAACATAACTGAGAAAAATGGAAACCTTGTAGCCATGAAGGCAGTAACCGGTGAAGAAGATCTCATGTTGATCACTACCGGTGGTGTATTAATTCGCATAGATGTGGGCGGCATTTCTGTCATGGGCCGAAACACCCAAGGGGTTAAACTTATTCGTTTAGAAGCAGACGAAAACGAATATGTAG
The window above is part of the Bacillus methanolicus genome. Proteins encoded here:
- the remB gene encoding extracellular matrix regulator RemB is translated as MYLHVGEDILVRTKDIIAILDKESVKSSPFVQEFIGEQMDRVIDLSKGSFKSVVITCENIYYSPLASGTLKKKSRVLSIQEY
- the gyrB gene encoding DNA topoisomerase (ATP-hydrolyzing) subunit B; the encoded protein is MEQNAMQEQTYDANQIQVLEGLEAVRKRPGMYIGSTSAKGLHHLVWEIVDNSIDEALAGYCTEINVTIEKDNSITVVDNGRGIPVGIQEKMGRPAVEVILTVLHAGGKFGGGGYKVSGGLHGVGASVVNALSTELEVFVHRDGKIHYQKYERGVPCEDLKVIGETDRTGTTIRFKPDGEIFTETLEFDYETLANRLRELAFLNRGIRITIEDKRVENKRNEYYYEGGIKSYVEHLNRTREVLHEEPIYMEGEKDGIAVEVALQYNDGFTSNIYSFANNIHTYEGGTHESGFKTALTRVINDYARKHGIFKENDANLSGEDVREGLTAIVSIKHPDPQFEGQTKTKLGNSEVRAVTDTIFAENFETFLLENPSVARKIVEKGLMAARARLAAKKARELTRRKNALEISSLPGKLADCSSKDPSISELYVVEGDSAGGSAKQGRDRHFQAILPLRGKILNVEKARLDKILSNNEVRAIITAIGTGIGEDFDISKARYHKIVIMTDADVDGAHIRTLLLTFFYRYMRKILEAGYVYIAQPPLYKVQQGKRIEYAYNDRQLEQILSELPSQPKPGIQRYKGLGEMNPEQLWETTMNPETRTLLQVSLEDAIEADETFEILMGDKVEPRRQFIEENAIYVKNLDI
- the gyrA gene encoding DNA gyrase subunit A; this encodes MAETPNSRVKEINISQEMRSSFLDYAMSVIVSRALPDVRDGLKPVHRRILYAMHDLGMHADKPYKKSARIVGEVIGKYHPHGDSAVYDTMVRMAQDFNYRYMLVDGHGNFGSVDGDAAAAMRYTEARMSKISMELLRDINKDTIDYQDNYDGAEKEPVVLPSRFPNLLVNGSSGIAVGMATNIPPHQLGEVIDGVLALSKDPDITIQELMEVIPGPDFPTAGLILGKSGIRKAYETGRGSITLRAKVEIEQQSNGKEVIIVKELPYQVNKAKLIEKIAELVRDKKIDGITDLRDESDRNGMRIVIEVRKDANANVLLNNLYKQTALQTSFGINLLALVDGQPKVLNLKQCLQHYLDHQKVVIRRRTEFELRKAEARAHILEGLRIALDHLDEVINLIRNSQTTDIAREGLMTRFHLSEKQAQAILDMRLQRLTGLEREKIEEEYQSLVKLIAELKAILADEEKVLEIIREELSEIKERFNDERRTEIVAGGIEFIEDEDLIPRENVVITLTHNGYIKRLPVSTYRAQKRGGRGIQGMGTNEDDFVEHLITTSTHDTILFFTNKGKVYRAKGYEIPEFSRTAKGIPIVNLLEVDKDEWINAIIPVEEFDENWYLFFTTKEGISKRSPLSSFAHIRNNGLIALNLREGDELISVRLTDGSKHIIIGTKNGMLIRFPETDVRSMGRTATGVKGISLDEGDEVIGMEVLEENNDILIVTKNGYGKRTPASEYRVQGRGGKGIKTCNITEKNGNLVAMKAVTGEEDLMLITTGGVLIRIDVGGISVMGRNTQGVKLIRLEADENEYVATVAKVEKEEESSAMESEDEESTFVEQDEQE